In Salvelinus namaycush isolate Seneca chromosome 15, SaNama_1.0, whole genome shotgun sequence, a genomic segment contains:
- the LOC120059828 gene encoding gamma-aminobutyric acid receptor subunit rho-1-like: MCTMQVDTVLVLFCVCLMGVAGRSAHQRGDKLETYKQSRSRRETSRMDDGGAHSKTASPILKRGPDMTKSPMTKSEQLLRIDDHDFTMRPAFGGPPIPVGVDVQVESLDTISEVDMDFTMTLYLRHYWKDERLSFTSTNNQSMTFDSRLAKKIWVPDMFFVHSKRSFIHDTTTDNVMLRVYPDGNVLYSLRVTVTAMCNMDLSRFPLDTQTCSLEIESYAYTDDDLMLYWKKGNESLNTDERISLSQFLIQKFHTTTKLAFYSSTGWYNRLYIHFTLRRHVFFFLLQTYFPATLMVMLSWVSFWIDRRAVPARVPLGITTVLTMSTIITGVNASMPRVSYIKAVDIYLWVSFVFVFLSVIEYAAVNYLSTVQERKERKLRERLPCTCGIGNPDDAMCDPQITGYTTMDVNNIGNYGTAGNYGMPENGGRQERMFAQVVLGDPQLTGQVKRPGYVNIWIDTHAIDKYSRMVFPGSYVLFNIIYWSIYS, encoded by the exons ATGTGCACCATGCAGGTGGATACTGTGTTGGTGCTGTTCTGCGTCTGCCTCATGGGGGTTGCTGGGAGATCAGCTCATCAAAGAGGTGACAAGCTGGAGACCTACAAACAAAGCAG ATCCAGGAGAGAAACATCAAGAATGGATGATGGAGGAGCTCACAGCAAGACCGCAAG CCCAATCCTGAAACGAGGTCCAGACATGACAAAATCTCCCATGACAAAATCTGAGCAGCTCTTAAGAATAGATGACCATGACTTTACCATGAGACCAGCATTTGGAG GACCCCCTATTCCAGTTGGGGTAGATGTTCAGGTTGAAAGTCTGGACACAATCTCTGAAGTGGATATG GACTTCACCATGACCCTGTACCTGAGGCACTACTGGAAGGACGAGCGCCTGTCCTTCACCAGTACCAATAACCAGAGCATGACCTTTGACAGCAGGCTGGCCAAGAAGATCTGGGTTCCTGACATGTTCTTCGTCCACTCCAAGAGGTCCTTCATCCATGACACCACCACGGACAACGTCATGCTGAGGGTGTACCCTGACGGCAACGTGCTTTACAGTCTGAG AGTCACGGTCACGGCCATGTGCAACATGGACCTGAGTCGCTTCCCTCTAGACACACAGACCTGCTCGCTGGAAATAGAGAGCT ATGCTTACACGGACGATGATCTCATGCTGTACTGGAAGAAAGGCAACGAGTCACTGAACACAGACGAGAGGATATCTTTATCCCAGTTCCTCATCCAGAAGTTTCACACCACTACAAAGCTGGCCTTCTATAGCAGTACAG GCTGGTACAACCGTCTGTACATCCACTTCACCCTGCGACGTCACGTCTTCTTCTTCCTGCTCCAGACCTACTTCCCAGCCACCCTCATGGTCATGCTGTCCTGGGTCTCCTTCTGGATTGACCGCCGGGCCGTCCCCGCTAGGGTCCCTTTGG GTATCACCACAGTGCTCACCATGTCCACCATCATCACTGGAGTCAACGCCTCCATGCCCAGAGTGTCCTACATCAAAGCGGTGGACATCTACCTGTGGGTCAGTTTCGTGTTTGTCTTCCTCTCGGTCATAGAGTATGCAGCGGTCAACTACCTCTCTACCGTGcaggaaaggaaagagaggaaacTAAGAGAGAGG TTGCCGTGTACATGTGGCATCGGAAACCCTGACGACGCCATGTGCGACCCCCAGATCACTGGCTACACCACCATGGACGTCAACAATATAGGGAACTATGGCACCGCAGGGAACTATGGAATGCCAGAGAACGGAGGCAGGCAGGAGAGGATGTTTGCCCAGGTGGTTCTGGGGGATCCCCAGCTCACGGGCCAGGTAAAGAGGCCAGGCTATGTGAACATTTGGATAGATACCCACGCCATAGACAAGTACTCACGGATGGTCTTCCCTGGTTCCTACGTCCTGTTCAACATCATCTACTGGTCCATCTACTCCTAA